The Lycium barbarum isolate Lr01 chromosome 12, ASM1917538v2, whole genome shotgun sequence genome includes a region encoding these proteins:
- the LOC132623202 gene encoding uncharacterized protein LOC132623202, with protein sequence MKREGRQHGTVRTYPILPSPWNPKPEVRYINKSNSPPTAGLFTKVSTKPSNHSKFTGKCGRPRCTSCHIHPAGKSKDKTKGTQKLKTRGDVVSLVTWRVVDARPGLNFSGFSTTGLLDHLDNSDYSYYMDHDDDHGIYYDAPDEIEEIDDCEDNGVDDDEEEKMSFIEVGFVWENVEEDGDWCVVEGI encoded by the exons ATGAAGAGAGAAGGTCGTCAACACGGTACGGTTCGCACATACCCAATTTTACCCTCTCCATGGAACCCAAAACCCGAGGTCAGGTACATCAACAAGTCCAATTCACCACCAACAGCTGGGCTTTTCACAAAGGTCTCAACTAAGCCCTCTAACCATTCCAAGTTTACAG GTAAGTGCGGTAGGCCCAGGTGCACCAGTTGCCATATTCATCCGGCTGGAAAATCAAAGGATAAAACTAAAGGCACTCAAAAGTTAAAGACACGTGGTGATGTCGTGTCGTTGGTTACGTGGAGGGTTGTTGATGCTAGGCCTGGGTTGAATTTTTCTGGGTTTTCGACTACTGGGCTTTTGGATCATTTGGATAATAGTGATTATTCTTATTATATGGATCATGATGATGATCACGGAATTTACTATGATGCCCCTGATGAGATTGAGGAGATTGATGATTGTGAAGATAATGGGgttgatgatgatgaagaagaaaaaatgagTTTCATTGAGGTGGGATTTGTGTGGGAAAATGTTGAAGAAGATGGAGATTGGTGTGTTGTTGAAGGAATCTAA
- the LOC132623662 gene encoding protein WVD2-like 7 isoform X2 has translation MMEDSACLMHAFSYASAIPNEVKQGNSVHALGESISFGRFVSESLDWEKWSTFSSHKRYVEEAERYAKPGSVAQKKAFFEAHYKKIAAQKAAALLEQQANQENPNSEITKKSSPYSVKPHVEANQEQVHKNPDSLTDSIVKASVSVADVEKRENEGSVEGPGTPEATENEPSNQIENGETQETVSGSEISETSHTEKPLLNRKSSSSMLDDDAASVTSKKKQSAFSSFKSAVYSKKYKVPPSPARHNIPLDVDKENHFTPMTTSTNLDLTKEMRSTPKSLSKLVNFTPAIEPHKIPPPPPFIKKESSKVAPPTTEASKKCATPKTTSNGAFNRPMTTPSSESRRIKTPIHPSASGSKTPGPKWNILSSVSKSFTAYRNKLQSPTSFTPFSLRTEERAARRKQKLEEKFNAKEEKKVQQQTTLKEKAGTDLRKKLQQSFCFKARPLPEFYKETEIAKVPTKKTPVTQAQLPKRGRMPYPSSKQGLVSKPASASLTRNDSCKNPRKKTS, from the exons ATGATGGAAGATTCAGCTTGTCTTATGCATGCTTTCTCTTATGCTTCTGCCATACCCAATGAAGTAAAACAG GGAAACTCTGTTCATGCACTCGGTGAGTCAATTTCTTTTGGGAGATTTGTGTCAGAGTCATTAGATTGGGAAAAATGGTCAACTTTTTCCTCTCATAAAAGATATGTAGAGGAGGCTGAGAGGTATGCTAAGCCAGGTTCTGTTGCCCAGAAAAAAGCTTTCTTTGAAGCTCATTACAAGAAAATTGCTGCCCAAAAGGCTGCAGCTTTGCTTGAACAACAAGCCAATCAAGAAAACCCCAATTCTGAAATCACCAAAAAATCATCCCCTTATTCTGTAAAACCCCATGTAGAAGCTAATCAAGAACAGGTCCATAAGAACCCTGATAGTCTAACAGATTCCATAGTTAAGGCTTCAGTTTCAGTTGCTGACGTGGAGAAGAGAGAAAATGAGGGCTCAGTGGAGGGTCCTGGTACTCCTGAAGCTACAGAGAATGAACCATCAAACCAGATTGAGAATGGTGAAACCCAAGAAACAGTTTCAGGGTCTGAGATTAGTGAAACATCTCATACTGAGAAGCCTTTGCTGAATAGGAAG AGCTCCAGCTCTATGCTTGATGATGATGCTGCATCAGTGACAAGCAAGAAAAAGCAGTCTGCTTTTTCTTCATTCAAATCAGCAGTCTACTCCAAGAAATATAAAGTTCCGCCTTCGCCTGCTAGACATAACATTCCTCTTGATGTCGATAAAGAGAACCATTTCACTCCAATGACAACAAGTACTAACTTGGACTTGACGAAAGAAATGAGATCAACCCCGAAATCTTTGAGCAAGTTGGTCAACTTTACTCCTGCCATAGAGCCACACAAGATACCTCCTCCACCTCCCTTCATCAAGAAGGAAAGTTCAAAGGTTGCTCCTCCTACTACCGAGGCATCTAAGAAGTGTGCAACTCCTAAG ACAACATCAAATGGTGCATTCAATCGTCCCATGACAACGCCATCTTCAGAAAGCAGAAG GATCAAAACACCAATTCATCCCTCAGCTTCAGGAAGTAAAACACCAGGGCCTAAATGGAACATTTTGTCTTCTGT TTCCAAGTCTTTCACGGCCTACCGGAACAAATTACAATCACCAACTTCATTCACTCCTTTCTCCCTGAGGACAGAAGAAAGAGCTGCACGAAGGAAACAG AAGCTTGAAGAAAAATTCAATGCCAAGGAGGAAAAGAAAGTTCAACAACAAACGACATTAAAG GAGAAAGCAGGAACAGATCTTAGGAAAAAACTTCAACAAAGCTTTTGCTTCAAAGCTCGCCCGCTGCCTGAGTTCTACAAGGAAACGGAAATAGCAAAAGTTCCCACAAAAAAG ACTCCAGTAACACAAGCTCAATTGCCCAAACGTGGAAGAATGCCATATCCCAGCTCAAAGCAAGGCTTAGTCTCGAAGCCAGCTTCTGCATCTTTGACGAGGAACGACTCTTGCAAGAATCCAAGAAAGAAGACTAGCTAA
- the LOC132623662 gene encoding protein WVD2-like 7 isoform X1 produces the protein MMEDSACLMHAFSYASAIPNEVKQGNSVHALGESISFGRFVSESLDWEKWSTFSSHKRYVEEAERYAKPGSVAQKKAFFEAHYKKIAAQKAAALLEQQANQENPNSEITKKSSPYSVKPHVEANQEQVHKNPDSLTDSIVKASVSVADVEKRENEGSVEGPGTPEATENEPSNQIENGETQETVSGSEISETSHTEKPLLNRKQSSSSMLDDDAASVTSKKKQSAFSSFKSAVYSKKYKVPPSPARHNIPLDVDKENHFTPMTTSTNLDLTKEMRSTPKSLSKLVNFTPAIEPHKIPPPPPFIKKESSKVAPPTTEASKKCATPKTTSNGAFNRPMTTPSSESRRIKTPIHPSASGSKTPGPKWNILSSVSKSFTAYRNKLQSPTSFTPFSLRTEERAARRKQKLEEKFNAKEEKKVQQQTTLKEKAGTDLRKKLQQSFCFKARPLPEFYKETEIAKVPTKKTPVTQAQLPKRGRMPYPSSKQGLVSKPASASLTRNDSCKNPRKKTS, from the exons ATGATGGAAGATTCAGCTTGTCTTATGCATGCTTTCTCTTATGCTTCTGCCATACCCAATGAAGTAAAACAG GGAAACTCTGTTCATGCACTCGGTGAGTCAATTTCTTTTGGGAGATTTGTGTCAGAGTCATTAGATTGGGAAAAATGGTCAACTTTTTCCTCTCATAAAAGATATGTAGAGGAGGCTGAGAGGTATGCTAAGCCAGGTTCTGTTGCCCAGAAAAAAGCTTTCTTTGAAGCTCATTACAAGAAAATTGCTGCCCAAAAGGCTGCAGCTTTGCTTGAACAACAAGCCAATCAAGAAAACCCCAATTCTGAAATCACCAAAAAATCATCCCCTTATTCTGTAAAACCCCATGTAGAAGCTAATCAAGAACAGGTCCATAAGAACCCTGATAGTCTAACAGATTCCATAGTTAAGGCTTCAGTTTCAGTTGCTGACGTGGAGAAGAGAGAAAATGAGGGCTCAGTGGAGGGTCCTGGTACTCCTGAAGCTACAGAGAATGAACCATCAAACCAGATTGAGAATGGTGAAACCCAAGAAACAGTTTCAGGGTCTGAGATTAGTGAAACATCTCATACTGAGAAGCCTTTGCTGAATAGGAAG CAGAGCTCCAGCTCTATGCTTGATGATGATGCTGCATCAGTGACAAGCAAGAAAAAGCAGTCTGCTTTTTCTTCATTCAAATCAGCAGTCTACTCCAAGAAATATAAAGTTCCGCCTTCGCCTGCTAGACATAACATTCCTCTTGATGTCGATAAAGAGAACCATTTCACTCCAATGACAACAAGTACTAACTTGGACTTGACGAAAGAAATGAGATCAACCCCGAAATCTTTGAGCAAGTTGGTCAACTTTACTCCTGCCATAGAGCCACACAAGATACCTCCTCCACCTCCCTTCATCAAGAAGGAAAGTTCAAAGGTTGCTCCTCCTACTACCGAGGCATCTAAGAAGTGTGCAACTCCTAAG ACAACATCAAATGGTGCATTCAATCGTCCCATGACAACGCCATCTTCAGAAAGCAGAAG GATCAAAACACCAATTCATCCCTCAGCTTCAGGAAGTAAAACACCAGGGCCTAAATGGAACATTTTGTCTTCTGT TTCCAAGTCTTTCACGGCCTACCGGAACAAATTACAATCACCAACTTCATTCACTCCTTTCTCCCTGAGGACAGAAGAAAGAGCTGCACGAAGGAAACAG AAGCTTGAAGAAAAATTCAATGCCAAGGAGGAAAAGAAAGTTCAACAACAAACGACATTAAAG GAGAAAGCAGGAACAGATCTTAGGAAAAAACTTCAACAAAGCTTTTGCTTCAAAGCTCGCCCGCTGCCTGAGTTCTACAAGGAAACGGAAATAGCAAAAGTTCCCACAAAAAAG ACTCCAGTAACACAAGCTCAATTGCCCAAACGTGGAAGAATGCCATATCCCAGCTCAAAGCAAGGCTTAGTCTCGAAGCCAGCTTCTGCATCTTTGACGAGGAACGACTCTTGCAAGAATCCAAGAAAGAAGACTAGCTAA
- the LOC132623549 gene encoding uncharacterized protein LOC132623549 codes for MNVIHRGIRSIQTTVDCPRLTRFALQPPKFVEVEFENGSLYKLSAEYLRIYSPAVDSKIRSICGEKVISGRRHVGIMSAEPIGNYGVRLLFDDLHKTGIFTWDYFYHLGSNKFTLMRNYIRTLKKHGLSRDPPRRR; via the exons ATGAATGTGATCCACAGAGGTATTCGAAGCATACAAACTACAGTTGACTGTCCTCGCCTCACCAGATTTGCTCTTCAACCTCCtaaattt GTGGAGGTGGAGTTTGAAAACGGTAGTCTGTATAAGTTGTCAGCTGAATATTTGAGAATATATAGCCCCGCTGTTGATAGTAAGATCAGATCGATTTGCGGTGAGAAG GTAATATCTGGTAGGCGTCATGTCGGAATTATGTCTGCAGAACCTATTGGAAATTATGGAGTGAG GTTATTATTTGATGACTTGCATAAGACTGGCATCTTTACATGGGACTACTTTTACCATCTTGGAAGTAACAAATTTACCCTCATGAGGAACTACATCAGAACTCTGAAGAAACATGGACTAAGCCGGGATCCACCTAGACGAAGATGA
- the LOC132622701 gene encoding myb-related protein 315-like, giving the protein MGRQPCCDRVGLKRGPWTIEEDHKLVHFILNNGIQCWRTVPKLAGLQRCGKSCRLRWINYLRPDLKRGALSEAEEDQIIQLHARLGNRWSKIASYFPGRTDNEIKNHWNTRIKKRLQLMGIDPLTHQSIDKEKYQKQPDDTEKLSRTDTYDKRNETENFIENATDISLPNNTYHNMLCENLNVDLWNKSSKTMSNSYSPSISLEESVNLSTTSAATESSSNIVAAPAEEQDSLQQWMDSIFSCAVNQLEEDLFFLRKYN; this is encoded by the exons atgGGAAGGCAGCCTTGTTGTGATAGAGTGGGATTGAAGAGAGGTCCATGGACTATAGAAGAAGACCATAAGCTTGTCCATTTTATACTCAACAATGGCATTCAGTGTTGGCGAACCGTTCCCAAGCTTGCag GCTTGCAAAGATGCGGAAAAAGTTGCAGATTGAGATGGATTAATTATCTGAGACCTGATTTGAAAAGAGGAGCGCTATCTGAAGCTGAAGAGGATCAGATTATACAACTTCATGCTCGTCTTGGTAACAG GTGGTCTAAGATAGCATCGTATTTTCCTGGGAGGACAGATAACGAGATCAAGAACCATTGGAACACCCGAATTAAGAAGAGATTACAGCTTATGGGAATAGACCCTTTAACTCACCAGTCAATTGACAAGGAAAAATACCAAAAACAACCAGATGATACAGAGAAGTTATCAAGAACAGACACATATGATAAAAGAAATGAAACAGAAAACTTCATCGAAAATGCTACTGATATTTCACTGCCAAACAATACGTACCACAATATGTTGTGTGAAAATCTTAATGTGGACTTATGGAACAAAAGCAGCAAAACTATGTCCAATAGTTACAGCCCTTCAATTTCTTTGGAAGAATCTgtcaacttgtcaacaacatcagcTGCTACTGAATCATCAAGTAATATTGTAGCTGCACCAGCAGAAGAACAAGATTCTCTACAGCAATGGATGGATTCAATTTTCTCATGTGCTGTCAATCAACTAGAAGAAGACCTCTTCTTTTTGAGAAAATACAATTGA